A window of Marinobacter salarius contains these coding sequences:
- a CDS encoding TPM domain-containing protein, with the protein MPVRFHPVIVFLALIVLCQANAQAQSTPDFPDLTGRVVDRADMLPAKVERRLSQMLEAHEQSTTEQVVVVTLPNLQGYAIEDFGYQLGRHWGIGQEGEDNGALLLVAKDERRIRIEVGYGLEGRLTDATSATIINQIITPAFRQGDFATGIANGAAAMVQVLGGEPLAVPKSSRQAAEDDRPHPALGILFFVIVLIAFFRGGVGGGRGGRSALLAGALAGGLGGGRGGGFGGGGFSGGGGGFGGGGASGGW; encoded by the coding sequence ATGCCTGTTCGTTTCCACCCCGTTATCGTTTTTCTGGCCTTGATTGTGCTGTGCCAGGCCAATGCCCAGGCGCAATCCACTCCTGATTTCCCCGACCTGACCGGTCGCGTGGTGGACCGCGCCGACATGCTGCCCGCCAAAGTTGAACGTCGCCTCAGCCAGATGCTTGAGGCCCACGAGCAGTCAACGACCGAACAGGTGGTTGTGGTGACGCTGCCGAACCTTCAGGGCTATGCCATTGAAGACTTTGGCTACCAGTTGGGTCGTCACTGGGGAATTGGCCAGGAAGGTGAAGACAACGGTGCGTTGCTGTTGGTAGCCAAGGATGAGCGGCGGATTCGCATCGAGGTTGGCTACGGCCTCGAAGGTCGACTGACCGACGCCACATCCGCCACGATTATTAATCAGATCATTACCCCGGCGTTCAGGCAGGGGGATTTTGCCACCGGCATTGCCAACGGTGCTGCGGCCATGGTTCAGGTATTGGGTGGTGAGCCACTTGCGGTTCCGAAGTCCAGTCGCCAGGCAGCCGAAGACGATCGGCCCCATCCGGCGTTGGGCATCCTGTTTTTCGTCATTGTGCTGATTGCGTTCTTTAGAGGCGGTGTCGGCGGGGGCCGTGGTGGCCGCAGTGCCCTGCTGGCCGGTGCGCTCGCTGGTGGTCTTGGTGGAGGTCGCGGCGGCGGTTTTGGCGGTGGTGGCTTCAGCGGCGGAGGCGGTGG